From one Odontesthes bonariensis isolate fOdoBon6 chromosome 14, fOdoBon6.hap1, whole genome shotgun sequence genomic stretch:
- the LOC142398601 gene encoding tripartite motif-containing protein 16-like → MAQKGVQLDQESFCCSICLDLLKDPVAIPCGHSYCMSCIKGFWDGEDQKGIHSCPQCRKTFTARPVLGKNTMLADLVEQLKKTGLLAAPADHCYAGAEDVACDFCSGRKLKAIKSCLSCLASYCENHLQPHYDVAPLRKHKLVEPSKKLQENICSVHDEVMKMFCRTDQKCICYLCSVEEHKGHDTVSAAAERTERQRELEGSRQQIQQRIQDAEKDVKLLQQQLEAIHQSADKTEEHSQKIFSQLIRLLQKRSSDVKQQIRSQQEAEGSRVKELQEKLEQEITELKRKDAELQQLSHTEDHSQFLHSCPSVAALRGATHSSSIQIRPLRHFEDVTAAVSELRDKLQDILREEWANISLRVTEVDVLLSQPEPGPEPEPEPEPEPESRAGFLKYSCEITLDPNTAHRQLLLSEGNRKVTLMNQLQSYSRHPDRFTECSQVLSRESLTGRCYWEVETRGRGVGVAVAYKNISRAGRRTECLFGFNDKSWALNCSSDGYSFLHNSISTSISGPRASRVGVYLDHRAGILSFYSVSGTMTLLHRVQTTFTQPLYAGVYVYGGATAEFCQLK, encoded by the coding sequence atggcgcagaaaggagttcagctggatcaggaaagcttctgctgttcgatctgcctggatctgctgaaggatccggtggctattccctgtggacacagctactgcatgagCTGTATTAAAGGCttctgggatggagaggatcagaagggaatccacagctgccctcagtgcaggaaaactttcacagcgaggcctgtcctggggaaaaacaccatgttagctgatttagtggagcagctgaagaagactggactcctagctgctcctgctgatcactgctatgctggagctgaagatgtggcctgtgatttctgctctgggagaaaactgaaagccatcaagtcctgtttatcctgtctggcctcttactgtgagaatcaccttcagcctcattatgatgtggctccattaaggaaacacaagctggtggagccctccaagaagctccaggagaacatctgctctgttcacgatgaggtgatgaagatgttctgccgtaccgatcagaagtgcatctgttatctctgctctgtggaggaacataaaggccacgacacagtgtcagctgcagcagaaaggactgagaggcagagagagctggaggggagtcggcagcagatccagcagagaatccaggacgcagagaaagatgtgaagctgcttcagcagcagctggaggccatccatcagtctgctgataaaacagaggagcacagccagaagatcttcagccagctgatccgtctcctccagaaaagaagctctgatgtgaagcagcagatcagatcccagcaggaagccgaagggagtcgagtcaaagagcttcaggagaagctggagcaggagatcactgagctgaagaggaaagatgctgagctgcagcagctctcacacacagaggatcacagccagtttctgcacagctgcccctcagtggcagcactcaggggggctacacactcatccagcatccagatccgtcctctgaggcactttgaggatgtgacagcagctgtgtcagagctcagagataaactacaggacatcctgagagaggaatgggccaacatctcactgagagtcactgaagtggatgttttactgtcacagccagaaccaggaccagaaccagaaccagaaccagaaccagaacctgagagcagagctggattcttaaaatattcatgtgaaatcacactggatccaaacacagcacacagacagctgttactgtcagaggggaacagaaaagtgacattaatgaatcaacttcAGTCTTATTCtcgtcatccagacagattcactgaGTGTtctcaggtcctgagcagagagagtctgactggacgttgttactgggaggtggagacgAGAGGGAGAGGAGTTggtgtagcagtcgcatacaagaacatcagcagagcaggaagaAGGACTGAATGTTTATttggatttaatgacaaatcttgggcattaAATTGTTCCTCAGATGGTTATTCATTTCTGCACAACAGCATCTcaacctccatctcaggtcctcgggcctccagagtgggagtgtacctggatcacagagcaggtattctgtccttctacagcgtctctggaaccatgactctcctccacagagtccagaccacattcactcagccgctctatGCTGGAGTTTATGTTTATGGCGGAGCCACAGCAGAGTTCTGTCAGCTTAAGTAG
- the LOC142398812 gene encoding tripartite motif-containing protein 16-like, whose translation MRTERQRELEGSRQQIQQRIQDAEKDVKLLQQQLEAIHQSADKTEEHSQKIFSQLIRLLQKRSSDVKQQIRSQQEAEGRRVKELQEKLEQEVTELKRKDAELQQLSHTEDHSQFLHSCPSVAALRGATHSSSIQIRPLRHFEDVTAAVSELRDKLQDILREEWANISLRVAEVDVLLSQPEPKSRANFLKYSCEITLDPNTANRYLLLSEGNRKVTLIYDPQSYSDHPDRFTIWPQVLSRESLTGRCYWEVEMRGRAVYVAVAYKNISRAGSWIDCGFGGNDKSWALDCSSDSYSFWHNNISTSISGPRASRVGVYLDHRAGILSFYSVSGTMTLLHRVQTTFTQPLWAGVYVSYSGSSAEFCQLK comes from the coding sequence atgaggactgagaggcagagagagctggaggggagtcggcagcagatccagcagagaatccaggacgcagagaaagatgtgaagctgcttcagcagcagctggaggccatccatcagtctgctgataaaacagaggagcacagccagaagatcttcagccagctgatccgtctcctccagaaaagaagctctgatgtgaagcagcagatcagatcccagcaggaagccgaagggaggcgagtcaaagagcttcaggagaagctggagcaggaggtcactgagctgaagaggaaagatgctgagctgcagcagctctcacacacagaggatcacagccagtttctgcacagctgcccctcagtggcagcactcaggggggctacacactcatccagcatccagatccgtcctctgaggcactttgaggatgtgacagcagctgtgtcagagctcagagataaactacaggacatcctgagagaggaatgggccaacatctcactgagagtcgctgaagtggatgttttactgtcacaacctgaaccaaagagcagagctaatttcttaaaatattcatgtgaaatcacactggatccaaacacagcaaatagatatctgttactgtcagaggggaacagaaaagtgacattaatTTATGATCCTCAGTCTtattctgatcatccagacagattcactaTTTGGcctcaggtcctgagcagagagagtctgactggacgttgttactgggaggtggagatgagagggAGAGCAGTTtatgtagcagtcgcatacaagaacatcagcagagcaggaagtTGGATTGATTGTGGATTTGGAGgaaatgacaaatcttgggcattaGATTGTTCCTCAGACAGTTATTCATTTTGGCACAACAACATCTcaacctccatctcaggtcctcgggcctccagagtgggagtgtacctggatcacagagcaggtattctgtccttctacagcgtctctggaaccatgactctcctccacagagtccagaccacattcactcagccgctctggGCTGGAGTTTATGTTTCTTATTCTGGATCCTCAGCAGAGTTCTGTCAGCTTAAGTAG